The following are encoded in a window of Spea bombifrons isolate aSpeBom1 chromosome 2, aSpeBom1.2.pri, whole genome shotgun sequence genomic DNA:
- the LHFPL5 gene encoding LHFPL tetraspan subfamily member 5 protein, whose product MAPLLPAQEAAKIYHTNYVRNARAIGVLWAVFTICFNIIMVEVFIQPYWIGDSLNTPQAGYFGLFSYCIGNALTSELICKGSALDFESIPSGAFKTAMFFVGVSMFLVMGSMLCFSLFFFCNSATVYKICAWMQLAAAAGLMIGCLIYPDGWDSPEVKRMCGDKTDKYSLGYCTVRWAYILAIIAIMDALILSFLAFVLGNRQDSLLPEDFKIQSKEEEGS is encoded by the exons ATggctccgctgctgccagcacagGAAGCAGCCAAAATTTACCACACCAACTATGTACGCAATGCCCGTGCCATTGGAGTATTATGGGCTGTGTTCACCATCTGCTTTAACATCATCATGGTAGAGGTCTTCATCCAACCTTACTGGATTGGAGACAGCCTAAACACCCCCCAAGCTGGCTACTTTGGCCTGTTCAGCTATTGCATTGGCAATGCCCTGACATCAGAGCTCATCTGCAAGGGAAGTGCCTTGGACTTTGAGAGTATCCCATCAGGAGCATTCAAAACAGCTATGTTTTTTGTAGGTGTGTCAATGTTCCTGGTGATGGGCTCCATGTTGTGTTTCagccttttcttcttttgtaaTTCAGCCACAGTGTACAAAATCTGTGCATGGATGCAGTTGGCTGCAG CTGCTGGCCTGATGATTGGATGCCTGATTTACCCGGATGGATGGGACTCTCCAGAGGTCAAACGTATGTGTGGGGATAAGACAGACAAATATTCACTAGGCTATTGCACAGTGCGCTGGGCCTATATTCTTGCTATTATCGCAATCATGGACGCACTTATCCTGTCTTTTCTTGCCTTTGTTTTGGGAAATCGGCAAGATAGCTTGCTACCTGAGGATTTCAAGATCCAGAGCAAAG AAGAGGAAGGTAGCTGA